In the Acomys russatus chromosome 13, mAcoRus1.1, whole genome shotgun sequence genome, one interval contains:
- the LOC127197525 gene encoding killer cell lectin-like receptor 2, producing MNKMSDQDVTYSTVRFHMSSGLQNVVRPDETQGPREAAHRERSVPWKLMVMVLGVLCFLLLLTVAVLLTQIFQYRQEKHELKKNLNNLTQMYSTLQNKSYLNNEILRNNSPEYDASKQQKERDSIHREQNRCFRETKMALECSQPTGKRVEGHLFCCGIKCYYFIMDNKRWSGCKQTCQDCGLSFLKIHDDCEMKLLRDNMSPNNYWIGSSYNMNTNKWTWVGGHPSKLDTNISNFNSKEGRCVFLSKTRLENISCEKDYSCICEKRMDKFLDSLSNKS from the exons ATGAACAAGATGAGTGACCAGGATGTCACTTACTCAACTGTGAGATTTCATATGTCTTCAGGGTTGCAGAACGTAGTGAGGCCTGATGAGACTCAAGGGCCCAGAGAAGCTGCCCACAGAG AGCGCTCAGTGCCCTGGAAGCTCATGGTGATGGTTCTTGgagttctttgtttccttctgctgCTAACTGTTGCAGTGTTGCTGACACAGA TTTTTCAGTATAGACAAGAAAAACATGAACTGAAGAAAAATCTTAACAACCTTACTCAAATGTACAGTACCCTGCAAAATAAAAGCTacttaaataatgaaatattgaGAAATAATTCTCCAGAGTATGATGCCTCGAAACAACAGAAGGAACGAGATTCCATccacagagaacagaacagaTGCTTCAGGGAAACCAAGATGGCTTTAGAGTGCTCTCAGCCCACAG GCAAACGTGTGGAAGGACACCTGTTCTGCTGCGGCATAAAGTGTTATTATTTCATCATGGATAATAAACGCTGGAGTGGATGTAAACAGACCTGCCAGGATTGCGGCTTATCCTTTTTGAAGATACATGATGACTGTGAAATG AAGCTCCTTCGGGATAATATGTCTCCAAACAATTACTGGATTGGATCGTCATATAATATGAATACAAATAAATGGACATGGGTTGGTGGTCACCCATCTAAATT AGACACGAACATAAGTAATTTCAATTCTAAGGAAGGAAGATGTGTGTTTTTATCTAAAACAAGACTAGAAAATATTAGCTGTGAAAAAGACTACTCCTGTATTTGTGAGAAGAGGATGGATAAGTTCCTTGATTCACTCTCCAACAAGAGttaa